In Sutterella faecalis, a genomic segment contains:
- the fmt gene encoding methionyl-tRNA formyltransferase, which translates to MKIIFAGTPDFAAEALRALAENGHDIALVLTQPDRPSGRGMKLTPSPVKVLAESLGIPVETPATLSLKRDPEGAAAMHEKLRAINADLLVVAAYGLILPEPVLNCAKGIGRKGDIKAINIHASLLPRWRGAAPIARAIEAGDAETGVTLMKMELGLDTGPMVLVERMKIADDDTHLSLTEKLARIGAQLLIKALEKPGDLECTPQPEEGVLYAEKLLKSESRIDWNESAKVLARRMRAFTPFPGLQFEFENNQVKVWAADALDWPADKAPGTVLKADDALLVQCGENALSMTILQRAGKPRMPAHSAIQSLGIRPGDTLQ; encoded by the coding sequence ATGAAGATCATTTTTGCCGGTACGCCGGACTTTGCCGCTGAAGCCCTGCGTGCGCTTGCGGAAAACGGTCACGACATTGCGCTTGTGCTCACTCAGCCCGATCGCCCAAGCGGCCGGGGCATGAAGCTCACCCCTTCGCCGGTCAAGGTGCTGGCCGAATCCCTCGGCATTCCTGTTGAAACGCCCGCAACGCTGAGCCTCAAAAGAGATCCGGAGGGAGCAGCAGCGATGCACGAAAAGCTTCGCGCCATCAACGCGGATCTTCTGGTTGTCGCGGCATACGGACTAATCCTCCCCGAACCCGTTCTCAACTGCGCAAAGGGCATCGGAAGAAAGGGCGACATCAAGGCGATCAACATTCATGCAAGCCTTCTGCCGCGCTGGCGCGGTGCGGCTCCTATTGCCCGTGCGATTGAAGCAGGGGATGCAGAAACCGGCGTCACGCTCATGAAGATGGAACTGGGGCTCGATACCGGCCCCATGGTGCTCGTGGAGCGAATGAAAATCGCCGATGACGACACGCATCTTTCTCTCACGGAAAAACTTGCCCGCATCGGGGCGCAGCTTCTCATCAAGGCACTCGAAAAACCTGGCGACCTCGAATGCACGCCCCAGCCCGAGGAAGGCGTGCTTTATGCAGAAAAGCTTTTGAAGTCCGAAAGCCGGATTGACTGGAACGAAAGCGCCAAGGTTCTTGCGCGCCGCATGCGCGCTTTTACGCCGTTCCCCGGACTGCAGTTCGAGTTTGAGAACAATCAGGTCAAGGTCTGGGCGGCAGATGCCCTTGACTGGCCTGCCGATAAGGCGCCGGGAACCGTTCTTAAAGCCGACGACGCTCTTCTGGTTCAATGCGGCGAAAACGCACTCTCCATGACTATCCTGCAGCGCGCCGGGAAGCCCCGCATGCCTGCTCACTCGGCCATTCAAAGCCTCGGCATCCGTCCTGGCGACACGCTTCAATAA
- the def gene encoding peptide deformylase, whose product MALLPVLQYPHPALASKAERIDVFDEDLRRLAADMAETMYAAPGVGLAANQIGILKRIIVIDVTDDKSNLLVLCNPEIIEASEELQDHEEGCLSLKGLYEHVKRPAHVRVRAQDAEGKEFELDCTGLLAVCVQHEMDHLDGIVFIDHLSMLKKQRACTKLRKLRREEREKEKENASRR is encoded by the coding sequence GTGGCTTTGCTTCCCGTACTTCAGTATCCGCATCCTGCACTTGCCTCAAAGGCCGAGCGCATTGACGTCTTTGACGAAGACCTCCGGCGCCTTGCCGCCGACATGGCCGAAACCATGTATGCCGCTCCCGGCGTCGGGCTCGCCGCCAATCAGATCGGAATTCTGAAGCGCATTATCGTCATCGACGTTACCGACGACAAAAGCAATCTGCTCGTGCTTTGCAATCCTGAAATCATTGAAGCGAGTGAAGAACTTCAGGATCACGAGGAAGGCTGCCTCTCCCTCAAGGGTCTCTACGAGCACGTGAAGCGTCCGGCGCATGTGCGCGTCCGCGCCCAGGATGCTGAAGGGAAGGAATTTGAACTCGACTGCACCGGACTTCTTGCCGTCTGCGTGCAGCATGAAATGGATCATCTCGACGGCATCGTCTTTATCGATCACCTTTCCATGCTCAAAAAGCAGCGCGCCTGCACCAAACTGCGCAAGCTCCGCCGTGAAGAACGGGAGAAGGAAAAGGAAAATGCTTCCCGTCGCTGA
- the rsmB gene encoding 16S rRNA (cytosine(967)-C(5))-methyltransferase RsmB — translation MNHESTAAVKQARQLPLRRLLTLAALARKQMKGGSSFAAALDAAAEGLPSHARAALQSILYDIMRNLALTGALSRKLLNNPPPPPVLNILEAALALLVTKRYNEFTLVSESVNAIRGDQRTQRFSGLVNAVLRRFLRESDVLLKELSKMPEVRFNAPSWWIEKIRAAYPQEWEKILLLQRQHAPMTLRVNLRRTSPTAYLKQLTEAGIPARQIGSEAILLENPLPVHDIPGFSEGDVSVQDAGAQLAAHFLPVKAGARVLDACAAPGGKTAHLLELNDCRVTALEVAPDRAELIRETLERLGLSAEVRAADAADTKKWFSGEPFDAILLDAPCTASGIVRRQPDVPWSRRPEDIRRLANEQKRILEALWPCLKTNGQLLFCTCSLFPQEGPLQIREFLARHPDASMKPLGETGIGMMNLVPTEDGAWPNPQWLPSVHDGFFYALLQKN, via the coding sequence ATGAATCATGAATCTACGGCGGCCGTGAAGCAGGCTCGACAATTGCCGCTTCGCAGACTGCTGACGCTTGCCGCCCTGGCAAGAAAACAAATGAAGGGAGGCTCGTCCTTTGCTGCTGCGCTCGATGCCGCAGCAGAGGGGCTGCCGTCTCACGCGCGAGCTGCGCTGCAGTCGATTCTTTACGACATCATGCGCAATCTCGCGCTTACCGGCGCGCTCTCACGAAAGCTTCTCAACAATCCTCCCCCGCCGCCGGTACTGAACATTCTCGAGGCAGCGCTCGCACTCCTTGTGACGAAGCGCTACAACGAATTCACGCTTGTCAGCGAGTCAGTAAACGCCATTCGCGGAGATCAGCGCACGCAGCGTTTTTCCGGCCTTGTCAATGCAGTCCTGCGCCGGTTTCTGCGCGAAAGCGATGTGCTGCTCAAAGAGCTGAGCAAAATGCCGGAGGTGCGCTTCAATGCGCCATCCTGGTGGATTGAAAAAATTCGCGCGGCGTATCCGCAGGAGTGGGAGAAGATTCTGCTGCTCCAGCGCCAGCACGCACCAATGACGCTGAGAGTTAATCTTCGTCGAACCTCGCCGACCGCCTATCTGAAGCAGCTCACCGAAGCTGGCATTCCTGCCCGTCAGATTGGGAGCGAGGCCATTCTTCTTGAAAACCCCCTGCCGGTTCATGACATCCCGGGATTTAGTGAGGGAGATGTATCCGTACAGGATGCCGGAGCACAACTCGCCGCTCATTTCCTCCCCGTCAAGGCAGGTGCTCGCGTATTAGACGCCTGTGCAGCGCCCGGCGGGAAAACCGCTCATCTGCTTGAACTTAACGATTGCCGGGTCACCGCGCTGGAAGTTGCTCCCGATCGGGCAGAGCTGATCCGTGAAACACTTGAGCGTCTCGGCCTCTCTGCTGAAGTTCGAGCTGCCGATGCCGCAGACACGAAAAAATGGTTCTCCGGCGAACCCTTTGACGCCATTCTTCTCGATGCCCCGTGTACCGCCAGCGGCATCGTAAGACGTCAGCCTGACGTTCCCTGGTCGCGCCGTCCCGAAGACATCCGTCGACTCGCCAATGAACAAAAACGGATTCTGGAGGCGCTCTGGCCGTGTCTGAAGACGAATGGGCAGCTTCTCTTCTGCACCTGTTCGCTCTTTCCTCAGGAAGGTCCTCTGCAGATCAGAGAATTCCTCGCTCGCCATCCCGATGCTTCAATGAAGCCTCTTGGCGAAACTGGGATCGGTATGATGAACCTTGTCCCGACAGAAGACGGCGCCTGGCCCAATCCGCAATGGCTTCCTTCCGTGCACGACGGCTTTTTCTACGCGCTGCTCCAAAAAAATTAG
- the trkA gene encoding Trk system potassium transporter TrkA has translation MKILIIGAGRIGSSVAESLVSEANDITVIDKDPANISFLQSRFDLRGIVGDALSPQLLENASASDTDILIAVTSSDETNLAVCLLASRVFNIPTRIARVRNEELRSYPRLLREEGFDATTVIWPEQALTRYLVKLIDIPEALQVQEFAEGRVSLIAVRAQEGSPMVGGPIGELNAHIPNACARIAALFRRNQCLAINARTLIEAGDEVIFVADTRHARLVTTQLRRRTTATRSLIIAGSSIMSRSIVQALTEGNELTGAAPASIRVIEADRRQAEDLALTLGDRAMVLSGDFDDEDTLLSAGVEGCDLFISLSSDDENNILSALLAKRLGARRTIALVNRRIYGELIEGSRIDITVSQTQAALDELIRYVRHGDVTAAYSLRHGIAEALEFVAHGTPESSRVVGRRIHDIRLPAGCSVAALIRGEGDDTQVLMASFDLVIEQEDRLIIFVPNRRLIPAVEKLFAVDVSFF, from the coding sequence ATGAAGATCCTCATTATCGGAGCAGGCCGCATCGGTAGTTCCGTTGCTGAAAGTCTGGTTTCGGAAGCCAATGACATTACCGTCATCGACAAAGATCCGGCCAACATCAGCTTCCTGCAGTCTCGCTTTGACCTCAGGGGCATTGTGGGAGACGCGCTTTCGCCGCAGCTTCTTGAAAACGCCTCCGCAAGCGACACCGACATCCTGATTGCCGTCACCTCCAGCGATGAAACCAATCTTGCCGTCTGCCTGCTTGCCTCACGGGTCTTCAACATCCCCACGAGAATCGCCCGCGTACGCAATGAGGAACTGCGCAGCTACCCGCGCCTCCTGCGGGAAGAGGGTTTCGACGCCACCACGGTTATCTGGCCCGAACAGGCGCTGACACGCTACCTCGTAAAGCTCATCGACATCCCGGAAGCCCTGCAGGTGCAGGAATTCGCGGAAGGCCGCGTGAGCCTCATTGCGGTACGAGCGCAGGAAGGCAGCCCCATGGTCGGAGGCCCGATCGGCGAACTCAATGCCCATATTCCCAATGCATGCGCACGCATTGCGGCGCTTTTTCGCCGCAACCAATGCCTCGCAATCAATGCCCGTACCTTGATAGAGGCCGGGGATGAGGTGATTTTCGTCGCCGATACCCGACACGCGCGCCTTGTCACCACACAGCTTCGCCGCAGAACCACAGCCACGCGCAGTCTGATCATTGCCGGGAGCTCCATCATGAGCCGCAGCATCGTACAGGCGCTTACGGAAGGCAACGAACTCACCGGAGCAGCGCCGGCATCCATCCGCGTCATTGAAGCAGATCGACGTCAGGCCGAAGATCTTGCACTTACGCTAGGCGACCGCGCGATGGTGCTCTCTGGCGATTTTGACGACGAAGACACGCTTCTTTCTGCAGGCGTCGAGGGGTGCGACCTTTTTATTTCGCTCTCTTCGGACGATGAAAACAACATTCTTTCGGCACTTCTTGCCAAACGCCTCGGTGCGCGACGCACCATCGCACTCGTTAATCGCAGAATTTACGGCGAGCTTATCGAAGGCTCACGCATCGACATCACGGTTTCGCAGACTCAGGCGGCGCTTGACGAACTCATCCGCTACGTTCGTCACGGCGACGTCACTGCGGCTTATTCGCTGAGGCACGGCATTGCCGAAGCGCTTGAATTCGTCGCTCACGGCACGCCTGAAAGCTCTCGCGTGGTAGGCCGGCGAATCCATGACATCCGTCTGCCTGCCGGCTGCAGCGTCGCTGCGCTCATTCGCGGTGAAGGCGACGACACCCAGGTACTGATGGCAAGCTTTGACCTCGTCATCGAACAGGAAGATCGGCTCATCATCTTCGTACCCAACCGCCGCCTTATTCCGGCCGTTGAGAAACTCTTTGCCGTAGACGTGAGCTTCTTCTGA
- a CDS encoding sensor histidine kinase translates to MSSWLRGIFIAALVLAGLSLFILAATSTDSTLFERWFPVLLVINRAIAVVLFAVVAAMTLRLWQRLRNKEFGAHLTSRLALSAAGLALIPCVLIYFVSSVFISRSINSWFDVRVEKALDSGVTITRGILAQQQVEAEATARHIAGLLTNTPASLIMSDLLRILEGRPGIEALVFLSNGTAIAAAGSRINVLMPDMPTSSQIQTVKNAGIYSVIDGDVNFDAQRDEKLSIRVIVPIQAEETGTADENIRDASQPGSGLEMRRQQFYLQIIQPVPEETVKNASMLVAGYRDYQTLVLSRASLQSVYASTLFLVTLLGALGAFALSLAFARKTVAPVLQLEEGTRRVADGNFHPIREFSGNNEINILTQSFNQMIRELSESRRVIDEQRRRAEQAQAYLERILANISSGVIVLDRTGRVITANSAARRILGEESCRTGTELNQVEPDLSDALRNAQLSLGFEKEPGAASLEFQLERKEKTIPLFLKLSRMPLGADEPGLVIVFDDVSKIIEAQRATAWGEVARRLAHEIKNPLTPIQLAAERLAFRLEPKLENDDDAEMLARAVKTITTQVDALKQMVNDFREYAKLPEAKLSPLDLNDFVLGAAQLYQEAGLTIKLDLENGIPLIEADASQLRQVLHNLISNSIDAAEGDVPKIVIATRHILTERGMSAVQLHLHDSGVGFSENILERAFEPYVTTKATGTGLGLPMIKKILDEHRAVIRLSNRLDSTGTLILGAQVDILFEHLAPGERLTASNGPVIKATNQQDD, encoded by the coding sequence ATGTCCTCCTGGCTTCGCGGCATCTTTATCGCTGCGCTTGTTCTGGCGGGCCTCTCGCTCTTCATACTTGCAGCGACAAGCACGGACTCAACGCTTTTTGAGCGCTGGTTCCCGGTTCTGCTCGTCATCAACCGGGCAATCGCCGTCGTACTTTTTGCCGTCGTGGCGGCAATGACGCTGCGCCTTTGGCAGCGTCTGCGCAACAAGGAATTCGGCGCGCACCTCACCAGCCGACTCGCACTTTCCGCAGCAGGACTCGCGCTGATTCCATGCGTCCTCATCTACTTTGTTTCCTCTGTCTTCATTTCGCGCTCCATCAATTCCTGGTTTGACGTCCGTGTGGAAAAAGCGCTCGATTCCGGCGTCACCATCACCCGAGGCATCCTTGCGCAGCAGCAGGTTGAGGCTGAAGCAACTGCAAGACACATCGCCGGGCTGCTCACCAATACGCCGGCATCTCTCATCATGTCGGATCTTCTCCGGATACTGGAGGGCCGTCCCGGCATTGAAGCGCTTGTTTTTCTTTCAAACGGCACTGCCATTGCAGCCGCAGGTTCGCGCATCAATGTTCTGATGCCGGACATGCCGACCTCCAGTCAGATTCAAACAGTCAAAAACGCAGGCATCTACAGCGTAATCGACGGTGACGTGAACTTCGACGCACAGCGTGATGAAAAACTTTCAATCCGTGTGATTGTCCCCATCCAGGCCGAGGAAACCGGTACTGCAGACGAAAACATCCGCGATGCCTCACAACCTGGTTCAGGTCTTGAGATGAGACGTCAGCAGTTCTATCTTCAGATTATTCAGCCGGTTCCTGAAGAAACTGTCAAGAATGCATCCATGCTCGTGGCGGGATACCGCGACTATCAAACACTCGTTCTCTCCCGTGCCTCGCTCCAGAGCGTGTATGCAAGCACGCTTTTCCTTGTAACGCTTCTTGGGGCGCTCGGCGCCTTTGCACTCTCGCTCGCCTTTGCGCGCAAGACCGTTGCCCCTGTTCTTCAACTAGAGGAAGGCACGCGCCGGGTCGCAGACGGCAACTTTCATCCGATCCGGGAATTTTCGGGCAACAACGAAATCAACATTCTCACGCAGTCCTTCAACCAAATGATCCGTGAACTATCTGAGTCGCGGCGTGTGATTGATGAACAGCGGCGGCGCGCAGAGCAGGCTCAGGCCTACCTTGAGCGCATTCTTGCCAACATTTCCTCCGGCGTCATTGTGCTTGACCGCACGGGCCGCGTCATTACTGCCAATTCAGCTGCCCGCAGAATCCTCGGAGAAGAGAGCTGCCGTACCGGGACCGAACTGAATCAAGTCGAGCCGGATCTTTCTGATGCCCTTCGCAATGCTCAGCTCTCCCTTGGCTTTGAGAAAGAACCCGGCGCTGCAAGCCTGGAGTTTCAGCTTGAGCGCAAGGAAAAAACCATTCCGCTCTTTCTCAAGCTGTCCCGCATGCCGCTGGGAGCAGATGAGCCCGGTCTCGTCATTGTGTTTGATGATGTTTCAAAGATCATTGAGGCTCAACGCGCCACCGCCTGGGGTGAAGTTGCCCGCAGGCTGGCTCATGAAATCAAAAATCCGCTCACGCCCATTCAGCTCGCAGCCGAACGGCTGGCCTTCCGGCTTGAGCCCAAGCTCGAAAATGACGATGATGCAGAAATGCTCGCCCGCGCGGTGAAAACCATTACAACGCAGGTGGATGCACTTAAGCAGATGGTCAATGATTTCAGGGAATACGCCAAACTCCCCGAAGCGAAGCTATCTCCTCTTGACCTCAACGATTTTGTTCTCGGCGCAGCGCAGCTCTATCAGGAAGCAGGCCTCACCATCAAGCTTGATCTTGAGAATGGCATTCCGCTCATCGAAGCGGACGCCTCTCAGCTTCGGCAGGTATTGCATAATCTGATTTCCAACAGCATTGATGCAGCGGAAGGCGACGTCCCGAAAATCGTCATCGCAACACGTCATATTCTGACTGAACGCGGCATGAGTGCCGTACAGCTTCATCTGCATGACAGTGGCGTTGGTTTCAGCGAGAATATCCTCGAGCGCGCCTTTGAACCCTATGTAACAACCAAAGCTACAGGTACAGGGCTCGGGCTTCCGATGATCAAGAAGATTCTCGATGAACACCGGGCAGTAATCCGTCTTTCCAACCGTCTGGACTCCACCGGCACGCTGATTCTCGGCGCTCAAGTGGATATCCTTTTCGAGCACCTCGCACCCGGCGAACGGCTGACCGCCAGCAATGGGCCGGTCATCAAAGCAACTAATCAACAAGATGACTGA
- a CDS encoding alpha/beta fold hydrolase has protein sequence MEELQYLNAGGFTYAYRRYGDYEAPAVVLLMGLGLSMEAWPEGIISGLLAEGFQVITPDNRDAGASSRVSGWQPGRQDVARAIIRTVLGFPVTGEYALEDMALDIERLLDHLGIRRVHVAGVSMGGMIAQVFATQCPNRVATLTSISSAVGNPRTGLGSLRAVLAVAGAGDASSPVALKAHFKTILTALSGSKYRPTTEEIEEAIKSAPRIGYDPIATRRQLIALLASGNRAKALRQLRTPTLVIHGTEDPLLPFAAGEETARLIPGAKLIPVEGLGHQLPPSLMGAYAKWIAEECHAHPA, from the coding sequence ATGGAAGAGCTTCAATATTTGAATGCAGGAGGCTTCACTTATGCCTATCGCCGCTATGGCGACTACGAAGCGCCGGCGGTGGTGCTTCTGATGGGACTGGGTCTCTCAATGGAGGCCTGGCCTGAGGGCATTATCTCAGGGCTTCTTGCAGAGGGATTTCAGGTTATTACGCCTGACAATAGGGATGCCGGAGCCTCATCCAGAGTTTCCGGCTGGCAGCCGGGGCGGCAGGACGTCGCCCGGGCAATTATTCGGACGGTGCTTGGGTTCCCTGTTACCGGGGAGTATGCGCTTGAGGACATGGCGCTCGACATTGAGCGGCTCCTCGACCATCTCGGCATCCGCCGCGTGCATGTGGCGGGCGTCTCCATGGGCGGGATGATTGCGCAGGTTTTTGCAACACAGTGCCCCAATCGGGTGGCTACGCTAACGTCCATTTCGTCAGCGGTTGGGAATCCCAGAACGGGCTTGGGGTCTCTTCGTGCCGTCCTTGCAGTCGCTGGAGCGGGAGATGCCTCCTCGCCGGTGGCGCTTAAGGCGCACTTTAAAACCATTTTGACGGCGCTTTCCGGATCGAAATACAGGCCGACCACAGAAGAGATTGAGGAGGCGATCAAAAGTGCGCCGCGCATCGGCTACGACCCTATTGCAACGCGTCGACAGTTAATCGCGCTTCTTGCAAGCGGGAACCGGGCGAAGGCCTTAAGACAGCTGCGTACGCCGACGCTGGTAATCCATGGCACGGAAGATCCGCTTCTGCCTTTTGCAGCAGGAGAAGAAACAGCAAGACTTATTCCGGGCGCCAAGCTCATTCCTGTTGAAGGCCTCGGGCATCAGCTGCCTCCCTCTCTGATGGGAGCGTATGCAAAATGGATTGCCGAAGAGTGCCACGCTCATCCGGCGTGA
- a CDS encoding DNA-processing protein DprA — protein MNETNQEDVRNWIKLRLARNLDTFGAIRLLKVFGSAESVLEGSLSDLARTVGMPAAEGVVAVARGAADDDVDAALERLLSNQESGILTIADPLYPAGLIESGLAPLLLFTRGNESLLRREATTICGSASADEEGLRNAEFFGKAISEAGMTVLVPSEPGIPSAAVSGALSAHQGVPPAVLLASGTARAPREMTGLLKALLAAGGLLISAELPEASQSDASKILRDGLLAGFSRRLLVVEAERHAPILDIARRAAELGSLVGAIPGSIHNPLARGANALIREGAMLVETLRDLGIENPTPQK, from the coding sequence GTGAATGAGACGAATCAGGAAGATGTGCGCAACTGGATCAAGCTGCGGCTTGCGCGCAATCTGGATACCTTCGGAGCCATCAGACTGCTGAAGGTTTTCGGCAGTGCAGAGTCTGTACTCGAAGGGTCGCTCTCTGACTTGGCAAGAACGGTCGGGATGCCGGCCGCCGAGGGTGTTGTGGCGGTTGCCAGGGGAGCAGCGGATGATGATGTGGATGCCGCTCTTGAAAGACTCCTGAGCAATCAGGAGTCCGGCATCCTCACCATTGCGGATCCGCTTTATCCGGCGGGACTCATTGAAAGCGGCCTGGCGCCTCTCCTGTTGTTTACAAGAGGCAATGAGTCGCTCTTGCGGCGTGAGGCCACAACCATATGCGGTTCGGCCTCCGCGGATGAGGAAGGGCTAAGGAATGCCGAATTTTTCGGCAAGGCCATTTCCGAAGCCGGCATGACGGTATTGGTTCCGTCTGAGCCCGGAATCCCGTCTGCCGCTGTTTCCGGCGCACTTTCCGCTCATCAAGGCGTCCCTCCGGCAGTGCTGCTCGCTTCCGGTACGGCTCGGGCGCCTCGGGAAATGACCGGGCTCCTGAAGGCGCTTCTTGCCGCGGGAGGCCTTCTCATCTCTGCGGAGCTTCCCGAAGCATCTCAGAGTGATGCGTCGAAAATTCTGCGGGACGGACTTCTTGCCGGCTTTTCGAGGCGGCTGCTTGTTGTTGAGGCAGAGCGCCATGCACCTATACTCGATATCGCACGAAGAGCTGCTGAGCTTGGCAGCCTTGTCGGTGCTATTCCTGGAAGCATTCACAATCCGCTCGCTCGCGGTGCGAATGCGCTTATTCGCGAAGGCGCTATGCTCGTCGAAACATTGAGAGATCTCGGTATAGAAAATCCGACGCCTCAAAAATGA
- a CDS encoding DUF4390 domain-containing protein produces the protein MSLFRTLSLSRIAAPLLCAAMLTAAGSAEAARAELMSAALTVDEPGERPGLFIEAHYEFDLPMPLVDAMHRGIALYFTYKFELSKDRWYWFDKNIAESDFNIRLAFNPLTRRYAVSYSGISLNFDTLEEALPYIKNIRRWRVASTRDAADSGLTAGIRFYLDAGKLPKPMQVTNHDSGDWTVESDWTPIALPRDLAHQED, from the coding sequence ATGTCACTTTTCCGAACCCTCAGCCTTTCACGCATCGCAGCGCCACTTTTATGCGCTGCGATGCTTACGGCTGCCGGTTCGGCCGAAGCGGCCAGGGCGGAACTCATGAGTGCCGCACTTACGGTTGATGAGCCGGGAGAGCGCCCTGGACTCTTCATTGAAGCGCATTACGAATTTGATCTGCCGATGCCGCTCGTTGATGCCATGCATCGAGGTATTGCACTCTACTTCACCTACAAATTTGAACTTTCAAAAGACCGCTGGTACTGGTTCGACAAAAATATTGCGGAAAGCGACTTCAACATTCGACTCGCCTTCAACCCGCTCACCCGGCGCTATGCGGTCTCCTACAGCGGCATATCCCTCAATTTCGATACGCTGGAAGAGGCGCTTCCCTACATCAAAAACATCCGGCGCTGGCGCGTGGCATCCACGCGCGATGCAGCCGATTCAGGCCTTACCGCCGGCATCCGCTTTTATTTAGATGCCGGCAAGCTCCCTAAACCCATGCAGGTAACCAACCATGATTCAGGAGACTGGACCGTGGAAAGCGACTGGACGCCTATTGCGCTGCCGAGGGACCTGGCTCATCAGGAGGATTAA
- a CDS encoding response regulator has translation MTEILIVDDELGIRNILSEILVESGYRVATAANANEARAKVAERHYDLVLLDIWMPDTDGLALLREWKYGGLLNFPVIIMSGHGSLDHAQRAMDDGAVDFIEKPISLKRLLSAIQLGLVKWHEQQRQAAEEPPPEKRTRGRRRSMQQIQRLPAYEMPDYGLVLDFNRPFRDQLMDFERAYFKTVLNHLNHSMAELARHAGMERTHLYRKVRSLGINVEEMREEARRTAPTPPAGGSYAKPTRPVLAEIETSDENSIDNPTGSTLDRYPLNNTIK, from the coding sequence ATGACTGAAATTCTTATTGTCGACGATGAACTCGGCATCCGAAACATTCTTTCGGAGATTCTTGTCGAGTCCGGCTACCGTGTAGCCACCGCAGCCAATGCCAATGAGGCACGGGCTAAGGTTGCCGAACGCCATTACGATCTGGTACTGCTCGATATCTGGATGCCGGATACGGACGGCCTCGCGCTGCTTCGCGAATGGAAGTACGGCGGCCTTTTAAATTTCCCCGTCATCATCATGTCCGGGCACGGTTCGCTCGATCATGCGCAGCGGGCCATGGACGACGGCGCCGTCGACTTCATCGAGAAGCCCATTTCCCTCAAGCGTCTGCTTTCGGCCATTCAGCTCGGACTCGTTAAATGGCACGAGCAGCAGCGTCAGGCCGCGGAAGAACCGCCCCCAGAAAAACGCACCCGCGGCCGTCGCCGCAGCATGCAGCAGATCCAGAGACTTCCGGCTTATGAAATGCCGGATTACGGACTTGTCCTCGACTTCAATCGTCCGTTCCGCGACCAGCTCATGGATTTTGAACGAGCCTATTTCAAAACAGTGCTCAATCACCTCAACCACTCCATGGCGGAGCTTGCCCGCCATGCCGGGATGGAACGCACGCACCTCTATCGCAAGGTGCGTTCGCTCGGCATCAACGTTGAAGAAATGCGCGAGGAGGCACGCCGCACCGCACCAACGCCTCCTGCCGGCGGAAGCTATGCAAAGCCTACTCGTCCGGTTCTCGCCGAGATCGAAACCTCTGACGAGAATTCGATTGACAATCCGACCGGTTCCACGCTTGACCGATACCCGCTCAACAACACCATCAAATAA